In one Capricornis sumatraensis isolate serow.1 chromosome 1, serow.2, whole genome shotgun sequence genomic region, the following are encoded:
- the SOCS5 gene encoding suppressor of cytokine signaling 5: MDKVGKMWNNFKYRCQNLFSHEGGNRSENVDMNSNRCLSVKEKTISLGDSAPQQQSSPLRENVALQLGLSPSKNSSRRNQNCAAEIPQIVEISIEKDNDSCVTPGTRLARRDSYSRHAPWGGKKKHSCSTKTQSSLDTDKKFGRTRNGLQRRERRYGVSSVHDMDSMSSRTVGSRSLKQRLQDTVGLCFPMRTYTKQSKPLFSNKRKIHLSELMLEKCPFPAGSDLAQKWHLIKQHTAPVSPHSTFFDTFDPSLVSTEDEEDRLRERRRLSIEEGVDPPPNAQIHTFEATAQVNPLYKLGPKLAPGMTEVNGDSSAIPQANCDSEEDTTTLCLQSRRQKQRQVSGDSHAHVSRQGAWKVHTQIDYIHCLVPDLLQITGNPCYWGVMDRYEAEALLEGKPEGTFLLRDSAQEDYLFSVSFRRYNRSLHARIEQWNHNFSFDAHDPCVFHSSTVTGLLEHYKDPSSCMFFEPLLTISLNRTFPFSLQYICRAVICRCTTYDGIDGLPLPSMLQDFLKEYHYKQKVRVRWLEREPVKAK, from the coding sequence ATGGATAaagtggggaaaatgtggaataaCTTCAAGTACAGATGTCAGAATCTCTTCAGTCACGAGGGCGGAAACCGTAGTGAAAATGTGGATATGAACTCCAACAGATGTTTGTCTGTCAAAGAGAAAACCATCAGTTTAGGAGACTCAGCTCCTCAGCAGCAAAGCAGCCCCTTAAGAGAAAACGTTGCCTTACAACTAGGGTTAAGCCCTTCAAAGAATTCTTCAAGGAGAAACCAAAACTGTGCCGCTGAAATTCCTCAGATTGTTGAAATAAGCATTGAAAAGGATAATGACTCATGTGTCACCCCAGGAACAAGACTTGCAAGAAGAGATTCCTACTCTCGACATGCTCCTTGGGGTGGGAAGAAGAAACATTCCTGTTCTACAAAGACACAGAGTTCCCTGGATACGGATAAAAAGTTTGGTAGAACTCGAAATGGACTTCAAAGGAGAGAGCGGCGGTACGGTGTCAGCTCCGTGCACGACATGGACAGCATGTCCAGCAGGACTGTAGGAAGTCGCTCTCTGAAACAGAGGTTGCAGGATACTGTGGGCTTATGTTTTCCCATGAGAACTTACACCAAGCAGTCAAAGCCCCTATtttctaataaaagaaaaatacatctttCTGAATTAATGCTTGAGAAATGCCcttttcctgctggctcagatttGGCCCAAAAATGGCATTTGATTAAGCAGCATACGGCCCCTGTGAGCCCACATTCAACATTTTTTGATACATTTGACCCATCCTTGGTTTCTACAGAAGATGAAGAAGATCGGCTTCGAGAGAGAAGGCGGCTTAGTATTGAAGAAGGGGTAGACCCCCCTCCCAACGCACAAATACATACATTCGAAGCCACTGCACAGGTTAACCCGTTATATAAACTGGGACCAAAGTTAGCTCCTGGAATGACTGAAGTAAATGGGGACAGTTCTGCAATTCCACAGGCTAATTGTGACTCAGAAGAGGACACAACCACGCTGTGTTTGCAGTCACGGAGGCAGAAGCAACGTCAGGTATCTGGAGACAGCCATGCCCACGTTAGCAGACAGGGAGCCTGGAAAGTCCACACGCAGATCGATTACATACACTGCCTCGTGCCGGACTTGCTCCAGATCACAGGTAATCCCTGTTACTGGGGAGTGATGGACCGCTACGAAGCAGAAGCCCTCCTGGAAGGGAAACCTGAAGGGACATTTTTGCTCAGGGACTCTGCACAAGAGGACTACCTCTTCTCTGTGAGCTTCCGTCGCTACAACAGGTCCCTGCATGCCCGAATTGAACAGTGGAATCACAACTTTAGTTTTGATGCCCATGACCCATGTGTGTTTCACTCCTCCACTGTAACAGGACTTTTGGAACATTACAAAGACCCCAGCTCTTGCATGTTTTTTGAACCATTGCTTACAATATCACTCAACAGGACTTTCCCTTTTAGCCTGCAGTACATCTGCCGTGCAGTCATCTGCAGATGCACGACGTATGATGGAATTGATGGGCTCCCTTTACCATCGATGttacaggattttttaaaagagtatcaTTATAAACAGAAAGTTAGAGTTCGCTGGCTAGAACGAGAACCAGTCAAAGCAAAGTAA